One window of Catonella massiliensis genomic DNA carries:
- a CDS encoding flagellin N-terminal helical domain-containing protein: MMRVTNQIMTNNTLANINTNKLNLMGIEEQYQTGKKIQRPSDDPVVAVRALKLRNNLTEIRQYYKKNVPDAKSWLEVTESALTQVTDICKTLHGLATQGSQDSLTAENRASIMKTMAQYRQQIYQEGDANYAGRYVFTGYKTDTSLTYLENDKSKQYTITEEFDKTSIKNSLRTYGGFSLKDYEPGGTNDFTEHAENMAVNYIRLSYKNLDTASDDFPKLTVKDADGNEDTIDITSTNENGEVLTSKDSKAYEKPETGAKFIADTGELILSDEAYENLKSAKSFNVVYNKTEFQTGDVRPEHYFDCTATPFDADGNLTEDESKIINYKKEDQDIEYEVSFNQRLQINTQAKDALTQDLGRELDGILTSIEDVNLVESKIKEVDKVIGNTTDENDLASLKQLKEAMNTELTLKKKVMQERFSKSINSIRDYQDVVNKAIADLGSRDARLDLTEERLSGQTDDFTDLMSNNENADLAETIINFNAQNVIYNASLQAGAKVVQNSLLDFLR, from the coding sequence ATGATGAGAGTTACCAACCAGATAATGACCAACAATACTCTGGCTAACATAAATACTAACAAGCTCAATCTTATGGGTATAGAGGAACAGTATCAGACAGGAAAGAAGATACAGCGTCCTTCTGATGATCCGGTTGTGGCAGTCAGGGCACTAAAGCTTCGTAACAATCTTACTGAGATAAGGCAGTATTATAAGAAGAATGTTCCGGATGCAAAGAGCTGGCTGGAGGTAACTGAAAGTGCACTTACTCAGGTGACAGACATCTGCAAAACACTTCATGGCCTTGCCACTCAGGGCTCCCAGGACAGTCTTACTGCTGAGAACCGTGCAAGCATAATGAAGACAATGGCACAGTACAGACAGCAGATATACCAGGAGGGTGATGCGAACTACGCCGGAAGATATGTGTTTACGGGCTATAAGACAGATACAAGCCTTACATACCTTGAAAATGATAAGAGCAAGCAGTATACAATTACTGAAGAGTTTGATAAGACATCCATCAAAAACAGCCTTAGGACTTACGGCGGATTCTCCCTTAAGGACTATGAACCTGGCGGCACCAATGATTTTACCGAGCACGCAGAGAATATGGCAGTAAATTATATAAGGCTTTCATACAAGAACCTTGATACCGCCTCAGATGATTTTCCAAAGCTTACAGTGAAGGATGCCGATGGCAATGAAGATACCATTGATATAACGTCTACAAATGAAAATGGAGAGGTACTCACCTCTAAAGACTCAAAAGCTTATGAAAAGCCTGAGACAGGAGCAAAGTTCATAGCTGACACAGGAGAGCTCATTCTTTCTGATGAAGCTTATGAAAATCTTAAGAGTGCAAAAAGCTTCAATGTAGTGTATAATAAGACTGAATTCCAAACTGGCGATGTTCGTCCTGAACACTATTTTGACTGCACAGCAACTCCTTTTGATGCGGACGGTAATCTTACAGAAGATGAAAGTAAGATAATCAACTACAAAAAGGAAGACCAGGATATAGAGTATGAGGTAAGCTTCAACCAGAGGCTTCAGATAAATACTCAGGCAAAGGATGCGCTTACTCAGGACCTTGGCAGAGAGCTTGACGGAATTCTTACAAGCATTGAGGATGTGAATCTGGTAGAAAGTAAAATCAAAGAGGTAGACAAGGTAATAGGCAATACTACAGACGAGAATGACCTCGCAAGCCTTAAGCAGCTTAAGGAGGCGATGAACACAGAGCTTACCCTTAAGAAAAAGGTTATGCAGGAGAGATTCTCCAAGTCCATTAACAGCATAAGGGACTATCAGGACGTAGTAAATAAGGCTATCGCAGACCTTGGTAGCCGCGATGCAAGACTTGACCTTACGGAAGAGAGACTTTCCGGTCAAACTGATGATTTTACCGACCTTATGTCAAATAATGAGAATGCGGATCTTGCCGAGACTATTATTAACTTTAATGCACAGAATGTCATATACAATGCATCTCTTCAGGCAGGTGCAAAGGTAGTGCAGAATTCATTATTGGACTTTTTAAGATAA
- the fliW gene encoding flagellar assembly protein FliW: protein MLVKTRFFGEVDIEDEKILTFDNGIMGFEDMKRWTLIYDIEKGSEGPISWFQSLDMAELALPVINPYTVTAVYEPVVEDELLKPLGEFKDEELVTFLTITIPSEDPSKTTANFRAPILINPVNRKGIQVIVNNEDYPIKFSIYESVQKMKAEKNK from the coding sequence ATGCTTGTAAAGACAAGATTTTTTGGAGAAGTTGATATCGAAGATGAGAAAATCCTTACATTTGACAATGGGATTATGGGCTTCGAGGATATGAAACGCTGGACACTTATTTATGACATTGAAAAGGGTTCCGAGGGCCCTATTTCCTGGTTCCAGTCACTTGATATGGCAGAGCTTGCTCTTCCTGTAATCAACCCATATACAGTTACTGCAGTATATGAGCCTGTTGTTGAAGATGAGCTTCTTAAGCCACTCGGAGAATTTAAGGATGAAGAGCTTGTTACATTTTTAACTATTACTATTCCAAGTGAGGACCCTAGCAAGACAACTGCTAACTTCAGGGCTCCTATACTTATCAATCCTGTAAACCGCAAGGGAATACAGGTTATAGTAAATAACGAGGACTATCCTATTAAGTTTAGCATCTACGAATCAGTTCAGAAAATGAAGGCAGAGAAAAATAAGTAA
- the csrA gene encoding carbon storage regulator CsrA, which translates to MLALSRKPGESVIIGNDIELTILEVKGEQVKVGIKAPKSVAIYRKELFEQIQESNREASHASEKGMKDINKIFE; encoded by the coding sequence ATGTTAGCTTTATCAAGGAAACCCGGTGAAAGTGTCATTATCGGAAATGACATTGAGCTTACCATCCTTGAAGTAAAGGGAGAACAGGTAAAAGTCGGAATCAAGGCTCCTAAGAGCGTTGCGATATATAGAAAAGAACTGTTCGAGCAGATACAGGAGTCTAATAGAGAGGCTTCCCATGCTTCAGAGAAGGGTATGAAGGATATAAACAAAATTTTCGAATAA
- a CDS encoding flagellar protein FlaG, which yields MSLKVMPNAVSQSGIELNGNISYPAKSGRETKFDIDVAITGRAKNGYVGQTDNQGNENGIADSEDENRIKSAIDQANERIKQSNGYRRLAFSYNKETGKISIKVYDEITRELIKEIPPDKNKSILERIHDLAGIVVDEKR from the coding sequence ATGAGTCTTAAAGTGATGCCTAATGCTGTAAGTCAGTCTGGCATCGAACTAAACGGCAATATTAGCTACCCCGCAAAAAGTGGGAGAGAGACTAAATTTGACATCGACGTAGCTATTACCGGTCGTGCCAAGAACGGTTATGTTGGACAGACTGACAACCAGGGAAACGAAAACGGGATTGCGGACTCAGAAGATGAGAACCGCATAAAGAGCGCAATTGACCAGGCGAATGAGAGGATTAAGCAGTCAAACGGTTACAGAAGGTTAGCTTTTTCGTATAACAAGGAAACCGGGAAGATTTCCATAAAGGTATATGATGAGATAACCAGAGAACTAATCAAAGAGATTCCGCCTGATAAAAACAAAAGTATACTTGAGAGAATACATGATTTGGCAGGTATAGTTGTTGACGAAAAAAGGTAA
- the fliD gene encoding flagellar filament capping protein FliD produces the protein MPIRLSGINSGTDTDAMIKKIMDAQRTRLNKVEGKKTKLEWKQEKWKELNTKLYSLYTNKISALRFSSAYTTKKTSSTNEGVVKVTGEPSASDGAHKIQVKQVATSQSVTGAKVTDIEDFSKDSVLTDNGFELGEEITFKVGDKEHTLEVNGDTTVGDFLNAAKKAGINASLDTKQQRIYLSSKESGLANAFEIKESKNDVSMTSGLEKLGLSGSGVTKLDAKNAIFRVDGTEYETATNTNTINGLNITVSGTTADYNLGDAGKSVSVSATTDVDSVYNNFKGFIKEYNSLLKEMNELYYAGSSRGYSPLTADQKKDMSEKDVENWEKKIKDSLLRRDEKLGNVLNGMREAMQTSVKVGADSNGEGGTKYSLASFGVMTSSDYKEKGLLHIFGDSEDGVYSAKEDKLKKALTENPAETAEALQGIMKNLYDKMTDAMKGTSLSSAMTFYNDKEMVQLSTTYKKEYTTLEDKLNKMEDKYYKQFAAMEKTMSTMNSQSAKLQSMLGR, from the coding sequence ATGCCAATAAGACTTTCAGGAATTAACTCTGGCACGGATACTGATGCCATGATCAAGAAGATTATGGATGCGCAGAGAACCAGGTTAAACAAGGTTGAGGGAAAGAAGACCAAGCTTGAATGGAAACAGGAAAAGTGGAAAGAGCTTAATACCAAGCTTTATTCTCTTTATACCAATAAGATATCTGCGCTTAGATTCTCAAGTGCTTATACAACTAAGAAGACTTCAAGCACAAATGAAGGTGTAGTTAAGGTTACCGGTGAACCATCTGCTTCTGACGGAGCACATAAGATACAGGTTAAGCAGGTGGCTACATCCCAGAGTGTGACCGGTGCAAAGGTAACAGATATTGAAGATTTCAGTAAGGATTCAGTGCTTACAGACAATGGATTCGAGCTTGGTGAGGAGATTACATTCAAGGTAGGCGATAAGGAGCATACCTTAGAGGTAAACGGTGACACCACAGTTGGAGACTTCCTTAATGCAGCTAAGAAGGCTGGTATTAATGCAAGTCTTGATACCAAGCAGCAGAGAATTTACTTATCTTCAAAAGAGAGCGGCTTAGCCAATGCTTTTGAGATTAAGGAGTCTAAAAACGATGTGAGCATGACAAGTGGACTTGAAAAACTAGGTCTTTCAGGTTCAGGAGTTACCAAGCTTGATGCAAAGAATGCTATCTTTAGGGTAGACGGTACTGAGTACGAGACAGCTACAAACACCAACACCATTAACGGTCTTAATATAACCGTGTCAGGAACTACTGCTGACTATAACTTAGGTGATGCCGGAAAGAGTGTTTCAGTAAGTGCTACTACTGACGTAGACTCAGTATATAACAACTTCAAGGGCTTTATTAAAGAGTATAATTCTCTCTTAAAAGAGATGAATGAGCTCTACTATGCAGGTTCTTCAAGAGGATATTCTCCTCTTACAGCTGACCAGAAGAAGGACATGTCTGAAAAGGATGTTGAGAACTGGGAAAAGAAGATAAAGGATTCCCTTCTTAGAAGAGATGAGAAGCTTGGCAATGTACTTAATGGTATGAGGGAAGCTATGCAGACCTCAGTAAAAGTTGGAGCTGATTCAAACGGCGAAGGCGGAACCAAGTACAGCCTCGCAAGCTTTGGAGTTATGACCTCTTCTGATTATAAAGAAAAGGGACTGCTTCATATATTTGGAGATTCTGAGGACGGAGTATATTCTGCAAAGGAAGACAAGCTAAAGAAGGCTCTTACAGAGAATCCAGCTGAAACAGCAGAGGCTCTTCAGGGAATAATGAAAAATCTTTATGATAAGATGACGGATGCAATGAAGGGTACCAGCCTTTCATCTGCTATGACATTCTATAACGATAAAGAGATGGTACAGCTTTCTACTACATACAAGAAAGAATATACCACACTTGAAGACAAGCTAAATAAGATGGAAGACAAGTACTACAAGCAGTTCGCTGCTATGGAAAAAACTATGTCTACCATGAATTCCCAGAGTGCCAAGCTTCAGAGTATGCTTGGAAGATAA